A window of the Trichoplusia ni isolate ovarian cell line Hi5 chromosome 4, tn1, whole genome shotgun sequence genome harbors these coding sequences:
- the LOC113493570 gene encoding uncharacterized protein LOC113493570 translates to MLTVLRTILFFIHLTSTMSENPLLMTTGNSGQITKTAECVLKLSAKYFVEKKALSGSIVIININSYTSTTQGLLLQTIHSGIKYSIMVKDSFYPHANASHFPEKAKNYMLILEEKSELERNILQLNKLPTWNPLAKAIVFYQLKQDETDVETAKEFINKLRNYKLFKSIIFIYDDYNDVVISFTWRPYSQTNCGGLCDSVFVLDRCTNNTIYEFEKQHDMFPSDMKGCPLVAYAVVSEPYVMPPKKQLTNSSFDDAFEFAYGGEINLVKIISHFTNMSLIIRTSDVLENWGVVYPNGTATGAYKVLRNDSADLVIGNVEVTRILRKWFHPTVNYLQDEMTICVPKAGQAATWDNLVIIFQWSTWVATLFSLIVMGLVFHYFYYREHRNATKWPTNSLLMTLSMLLGWGAAFEPKSPTFRILIFAWLCFSINMGISYESFLRSFLMHPRFEKQISTEADLIQSGIQLGGREIYRSYFETNNASSFYLYRKYNPTTFSEGVRRAALERNFAVISSRRQAVYQDQKLGKGAPLIYCFPESNNMYKYGVALLARRWFPMLDRFNNIIRSVSENGLIDKWMNELLIHASSVEGASTIEPLGIQHLLGAFMFIGFMYGASILIFIGEVAIGFIGKRSHQKKANHESL, encoded by the coding sequence ATGTTAACAGTTCTTCgtacgattttatttttcatacatttaactTCAACCATGAGTGAAAATCCACTACTAATGACAACTGGAAATTCTGGCCAGATAACAAAAACAGCTGAGTGCGTTTTAAAACTCTCCGCTAAATACTTCGTTGAGAAAAAGGCATTAAGTGGCAGCATCGTGATAATCAATATCAACTCTTATACTTCTACAACACAAGGACTATTATTGCAAACCATACACAGTGGTATCAAATATTCTATTATGGTAAAAGATTCTTTTTACCCGCATGCAAATGCTTCGCATTTTCCTGAGAAAGCGAAAAATTATATGTTGATTTTGGAAGAGAAATCTGAACTAGAGAGGAATATATTACAATTGAACAAATTACCCACTTGGAACCCTCTCGCCAAGGCTATAGTGTTCTATCAGTTGAAACAAGACGAAACGGACGTAGAAACCGCGAAGgagtttataaacaaacttcgaaattataaactttttaaatccattattttcatttacgACGACTATAATGATGTGGTGATTTCTTTTACATGGAGGCCGTATAGTCAAACGAACTGTGGAGGTCTATGTGACTCAGTTTTCGTCTTGGATAGATGTACTAATAATACGATATATGAGTTTGAAAAACAGCACGATATGTTTCCCTCGGACATGAAAGGCTGCCCCTTAGTAGCTTACGCTGTTGTGTCTGAGCCCTACGTGATGCCTCCAAAGAAGCAATTAACGAATTCTTCATTTGATGATGCCTTTGAGTTTGCTTACGGTGGTGAAATAAACCTCGTCAAAATTATTAGCCACTTCACAAATATGTCGTTGATAATTAGAACATCAGATGTTTTAGAAAATTGGGGCGTCGTTTATCCTAATGGTACTGCGACGGGCGCTTATAAGGTATTGAGGAATGACTCCGCTGACCTAGTTATTGGGAATGTCGAAGTTACAAGAATTCTGCGTAAATGGTTTCATCCAacagtaaattatttacaaGATGAAATGACGATCTGCGTGCCGAAAGCGGGCCAAGCCGCCACTTGGGATAACTTAGTTATCATATTTCAATGGTCAACGTGGGTCGCTACATTATTTAGCCTCATAGTGATGGGACTAGTATTCCACTATTTTTACTATAGAGAACACAGGAATGCAACAAAATGGCCGACTAACTCTCTTCTCATGACGTTGAGCATGTTACTAGGTTGGGGCGCTGCCTTTGAACCGAAAAGCCCTACATTCCGAATCCTAATATTTGCCTGGCTCTGTTTCAGTATAAACATGGGGATATCATACGAATCGTTTCTCAGAAGTTTCTTAATGCATCCGCGATTTGAAAAGCAGATAAGTACTGAGGCGGATCTTATACAGTCTGGAATTCAGTTGGGAGGTAGAGAGATTTATCGGTCTTATTTTGAGACTAATAACGCgagttcgttttatttatatcgcAAGTACAATCCAACAACGTTTTCCGAGGGAGTGAGGCGGGCGGCACTGGAGAGAAACTTCGCGGTCATTTCTTCGAGACGTCAAGCTGTCTACCAGGACCAGAAATTGGGTAAAGGGGCCCCATTGATTTACTGTTTTCCTGaaagtaataatatgtataagtacgGGGTGGCTCTGCTGGCGAGGCGCTGGTTCCCGATGTTGGAtcgttttaataacattatacgTAGTGTGTCGGAGAATGGATTGATTGATAAATGGATGAATGAGCTGCTGATACATGCTTCAAGTGTTGAAGGTGCTAGTACGATAGAGCCGCTCGGCATCCAACACTTGCTCGGTGCCTTCATGTTTATAGGTTTTATGTATGGAGCCAGCATTCTAATCTTCATAGGTGAGGTAGCTATAGGCTTTATCGGAAAACGGTCGCACCAAAAAAAGGCAAACCACGAGAGTTTGTAA